The DNA region CAGCTTAAAAGTCATTCCGGTAAAATCTGAAAGTTTGACATGGGGGACTGTGATTTTCAGGGAATTCATAGGAAGATATATTTCGGCAACCGTCATCATTCTCTATCTATTGGTGGCATTCATGCCCAGAAAACAAGGCCTTCACGATATTTTTGCGGATACGGCCGTCATTCATGAACGGACAATACTATTGGAACCTGCTCGAGCATAAGGAGCAGGTTTCTTTTTTTATGAAAGTTTTGTCCGATGGGAGTTTTAATATTGAAATATTCGGCGATAATGTAATGCTGAAAGGTAGTGTCTATATGTATATCTTTTGGATAATCGTCTTCATTTTATTATTTCTCATACTACTGATTTGGCTTACACCGCTTAATGTTTATCTTGACTTGTATCATGGTCAGGATAACGATCATTTTCAAATCTTGCTGAAAGTATGGTTCGGCTTGATCCATTACAAAATTGATATTCCGATGGTGAGAGTGGATGAAGATGAACCCAATATTGAAATTGATCAGAAAGTGAAAACGGGGAAGCAGGATAAGACGAAAAAAGAAACAAAAAAGAAAATTACCCCTTGGGATATCCTGAATAGCCTTCAAGATACTAAGGAGCTCATTCGGCATGTTTTCGGCATGAATGTGATCATACGAAAATTTTTAAAGAAAATAAAAGTTTTCAACCTTGAGTGGCACTCATTAATTGGCACAAAGGATGCAGCGTTGACCGGGGCATTGGTCGGGGGGATCTGGTCCGCAAAGTCCTGCATCGTTGCCTTGATCAGCAAATATATGAAGTTGATGGACCCTCCGGTAGTTGAAGTGGTTCCTTCTTTTAATATGGCGATTTCCCAAATCTCATTAAAGTGTATGTTTAAATTCAGAATCGGGCATGCTATATTCGCAGGTTTGAAATTGATAAGGTACTGGAAAGGCGGCAAAGCCAAATTTAAAACAAAACCTTTATCTATTTTTTCCGAGGAAAAAAACAAACATTCCGTATAGATAAGGAGGATTCACATGTCAGAACATCCAATTCAAGGTTTAATGACAACAGCTATGGAAAGCTTAAAGGAAATGATCGATGTAAACACCATTATTGGGGACCCGGTAGAAACCCCTGATGGCAGCGTTATTTTGACAGTTTCTCGAGTAGGTTTTGGTTTTGCTGCAGGCGGCAGTGAGTTTTCAATGAACGGCAAAGGATCTCAGCAGCATTCTTCCTCAAATGGTCAGCAAAATGATCAGGGACCAAAGCATCCTTTTGGCGGAGGAAGCGGAGGAGGCGTATCCATTACGCCAATAGCGTTTCTGATTGTCAATTCCCACGGTGTTAAAATGCTCCATTTAGATGAAAGTACACATTTGTTGGAGAAAATATTGGATATCGCTCCTAGTGCTGTGGAAAAAATTCAAAACATGATGAAAAAAGATGACAAAAAAGAAAACTCATCTCAGTCCCATCAACAACATCAAAGACAGAACTTCGAATTTTAAACTCGAAGGGGCGATTCCAAACGCTTTTGGAATCGCCCCTTCTTAGTGCAGCAGCCTTTTCCTTCAATTCAATGGTTTTGAATTGCAATAAGAGGGGACACTTCAGTATGATAGACATGTACTTATTTACATAGGGAGGTAAAATGATGGCTTCTATTACATTTAAACAAAATCCTGTA from Falsibacillus albus includes:
- a CDS encoding DUF2953 domain-containing protein; amino-acid sequence: MKVLSDGSFNIEIFGDNVMLKGSVYMYIFWIIVFILLFLILLIWLTPLNVYLDLYHGQDNDHFQILLKVWFGLIHYKIDIPMVRVDEDEPNIEIDQKVKTGKQDKTKKETKKKITPWDILNSLQDTKELIRHVFGMNVIIRKFLKKIKVFNLEWHSLIGTKDAALTGALVGGIWSAKSCIVALISKYMKLMDPPVVEVVPSFNMAISQISLKCMFKFRIGHAIFAGLKLIRYWKGGKAKFKTKPLSIFSEEKNKHSV
- the ytfJ gene encoding GerW family sporulation protein, coding for MSEHPIQGLMTTAMESLKEMIDVNTIIGDPVETPDGSVILTVSRVGFGFAAGGSEFSMNGKGSQQHSSSNGQQNDQGPKHPFGGGSGGGVSITPIAFLIVNSHGVKMLHLDESTHLLEKILDIAPSAVEKIQNMMKKDDKKENSSQSHQQHQRQNFEF